A region of the Carya illinoinensis cultivar Pawnee chromosome 16, C.illinoinensisPawnee_v1, whole genome shotgun sequence genome:
tgaTTCACGACTGACCAAGTTATTGAATGAATTGATAGATCCTTATATCACGCTACAGGAACAAATGGGTAATTTCATGACTTGTCTTTCTTTGTAGGCTATGGTATTTCCTCTTGAGTCATGATGCTCTTCAATCCAGTTGAGACATTATTGCTTTATCAGATTCAATAGATGTCGCTGCTGTCACCGCCAAACACGACCATGCTTATCCCTCGGTATTTTTCTCAGAAAATTGAGCCCTTTCTCTGGTTCTATTTTGGGTCAGTGTATTAAGTGATTGATGCATGCGTAATTTTTTCGGTGAAGTAACGGGGGTTTGGCCCAATGGCAGACCAAAATGGATGAAGGTATCAATGCTGGACAAAAAAGCATTCATTTTACTAATAAATCTAATAAGAAGGTTTGCAATAACTAAACTTTGATTGATTAGTTATTGAAATGGGGTTTTATCAGTGAATCCTTGAGAATCGCATTTCATCTTTTTGTCTAAGTTGTTCATAAATTTTTGCTCCTTTCATTGTAGAGCAGGTTCTTTTACACGAGTCCAATCGGTCACCTAAACAGGTTTTACAAGCAAAAATTGTAAAAGCTACTTCTACCCATTTTAAATCCTCCTCATCAGGTGAGATCTCTTTGCTTTTCCGAATATATGTATTCCTACTTTTTGAAATTAATGTTGATGATGGTTTATTCGAAATCCATAGCAATGTATATGCAAGTTTGTGGCTGCTTATATGCCAACCACATTGAGCAGCACGTTCACTTCGTCCTTGCGGGAAATGCTCATCCCAGAAATTCTGCTAATAATGTGACTGGAACAAGCCTCTCTGCACATGCAAGTGGTGTGGTATCCGAGTCTCACTACAATGGAAGGCCACAGGGGAGTGGTTGGGATAGACTTGGCAAGCCATTGGACGATGCATCTGAAGGGAGTGAGACTGTTGATGTGAGTGCTGTTGCTCATATTAATCAAGATGAGCAACTACTTAACTGGAAATCACCAATGCATACTGCACTGAATGGTGGACATAGTCGGACTGTGAGAGGGGAAGTTCCTGGTCTTTGTAAGAATGACCTTGCTGAGGGTAGAACATTAGATCATGAGCCTCATCCACAGCATTCGGCGAATAACATCAGAAGAAAGAGACACTTTGGTGACATCAGTCTTGGCCTTGGTGCTGGTTCAGTTTCTTCAGTGGGTGAGAGGAAGACAGGTCTCCAAAGCAAAGAAAATTTACAGGATTTGAAAAAACCACATAAGACAACTGCTCCAAACTTGGCTTCGGTAGGTTCTGTACCGGCTAAACTATGCTCATTGACCAATGAATAAAAACGAAGCTGCTAATCATATTATAAGAACATTGAGAGCAATAACATTATGTAATGGTGTTACTCTgttaaaaagaaatgatttgtgtatttttattcTCCAAGGAATAATCTTTGCTTTTTCATGCTAGAAAGTAGAAACTTTATTTTGTTTCCTTCAAGGACATCCCATAAAGTTGGATTCGTACAGGCAGAGGGTTTACTTGGTTCATTGTGTTGATGTATACTGGAAGTTTTAGATGCGAAACAAAAATTGCATCAAATCGAGACGGAAATGTCTAGGCTCCGATCAAGGCAGATGGAGATGGAAAAATATGGAAAGCCAAATTTCTTGTTAAGTTTTGGTAAAGGCCATCCCAGAAAATGCAGCAATTTTTATGTCCTCATAATTATTCTTGGTTTTAAAGTTTTTCAGTTTCCTTCATATTTTCGAGCTGAAACAGTTTATTCTTCTTCGCCATCTTCTTCTTATAGATTTTGACATGTCTTACAGTCAAATTGATCGATTAGCTTCCTGTTAGGTCTTTTAGGATACTTTTCTTCTCCGCCATTGAATAAAAAGATCTGTCTCTTTGATTAAGCTTGTTGAACCCTCTTTCTCTGAAGTTCTTATCTGTAGGGAGCTTTAACTAGTTGGCCGTGAAGCTCATtgaatgtactatattataccAAATGCCCAACTTCACACTGGATTTTGTTCACTTGGGACTTTGCAGGTTCGTCAAAGTGCCTGGAAGAAGATTCTGAATCAAGAACTATAATTGTGACAAATGTAAACTCATAGAACCTTTGCTAGATGCCTTTTCTACGCTATCCGAATTGTTTCTTAGTTGTGCTTACAATTTCTGTTGTAGTCTTCtgtagctttccattttggtaAGGCTTGTTGATGCATACTGTATTGTTATCCAGATATTTCTAGGTCTTTTGTTTCTAGGTTGTTTCTAGAACATATATCTTAAATTTTTTCTCTAAATAGAATGGCATAAATGTTTATGAGAAttaatcatataataattacttTAATGGCAACTAAAGTCACTTCGGAAATAGATTTCATATTCTTTACTATTAAGTGCAAGATCATATTAACTGCAAATGGTcatgaagaaagaagaaataagGCCTTAACTATTAGTTCTTGGGGCTGCTTAACTCTGCTGTATTGTGGTCTAAGGACAGGCTTGGAATGAGCCGTAGAGTTAGACATCCTGAGTTTGGTTCTGCACCAGAGTTTCCATGGATTCTAATACAAAATTCTGGTGGATTTGGCTGCATATCTGGAGTTCACTCCCCAACAGTGAGTTTGATGGGCCTTGAGGTTCCACGCATCATGAAAACTCTGTTGTCTTTTGGTCTCAACAAAAATACTTGTTATCAATTTGTTAAACTATTGAgattgaaatttttatgaactTCCAACCGTTGCCATATGAGATGTCAAGATTGTAAGAAGGGCTTTAAGCTTTTAGGATAAGTACATGGAATCTAATGGCCATCTATATGCTTGTTGCCAGTGCTGATAGACAATGCTGTGAAACAGCCACCTTGgcacaatttaattttttagtagCATTGCTCTTTTAGTCCAGTACCAAATTGACAGGGGATGGATGCTCCCCAAATGGACACTGGGCAGCAGAAGCAACATAGATTTTGAGGTTCTAATTTTCTTGTGGTTGAGAAAGGGGAATAATGGTGGCA
Encoded here:
- the LOC122299202 gene encoding uncharacterized protein LOC122299202 isoform X4, with translation MDEGINAGQKSIHFTNKSNKKVLLHESNRSPKQVLQAKIVKATSTHFKSSSSAMYMQVCGCLYANHIEQHVHFVLAGNAHPRNSANNVTGTSLSAHASGVVSESHYNGRPQGSGWDRLGKPLDDASEGSETVDVSAVAHINQDEQLLNWKSPMHTALNGGHSRTVRGEVPGLCKNDLAEGRTLDHEPHPQHSANNIRRKRHFGDISLGLGAGSVSSVGERKTGLQSKENLQDLKKPHKTTAPNLASVGSVPAKLCSLTNE
- the LOC122299202 gene encoding uncharacterized protein LOC122299202 isoform X5 — encoded protein: MSLLSPPNTTMLIPRPKWMKVLLHESNRSPKQVLQAKIVKATSTHFKSSSSAMYMQVCGCLYANHIEQHVHFVLAGNAHPRNSANNVTGTSLSAHASGVVSESHYNGRPQGSGWDRLGKPLDDASEGSETVDVSAVAHINQDEQLLNWKSPMHTALNGGHSRTVRGEVPGLCKNDLAEGRTLDHEPHPQHSANNIRRKRHFGDISLGLGAGSVSSVGERKTGLQSKENLQDLKKPHKTTAPNLASVGSVPAKLCSLTNE
- the LOC122299202 gene encoding uncharacterized protein LOC122299202 isoform X1, which produces MSLLSPPNTTMLIPRNGGLAQWQTKMDEGINAGQKSIHFTNKSNKKVLLHESNRSPKQVLQAKIVKATSTHFKSSSSAMYMQVCGCLYANHIEQHVHFVLAGNAHPRNSANNVTGTSLSAHASGVVSESHYNGRPQGSGWDRLGKPLDDASEGSETVDVSAVAHINQDEQLLNWKSPMHTALNGGHSRTVRGEVPGLCKNDLAEGRTLDHEPHPQHSANNIRRKRHFGDISLGLGAGSVSSVGERKTGLQSKENLQDLKKPHKTTAPNLASVRQSAWKKILNQEL
- the LOC122299202 gene encoding uncharacterized protein LOC122299202 isoform X3 gives rise to the protein MSLLSPPNTTMLIPRNGGLAQWQTKMDEEQVLLHESNRSPKQVLQAKIVKATSTHFKSSSSAMYMQVCGCLYANHIEQHVHFVLAGNAHPRNSANNVTGTSLSAHASGVVSESHYNGRPQGSGWDRLGKPLDDASEGSETVDVSAVAHINQDEQLLNWKSPMHTALNGGHSRTVRGEVPGLCKNDLAEGRTLDHEPHPQHSANNIRRKRHFGDISLGLGAGSVSSVGERKTGLQSKENLQDLKKPHKTTAPNLASVGSVPAKLCSLTNE
- the LOC122299202 gene encoding uncharacterized protein LOC122299202 isoform X2, with protein sequence MSLLSPPNTTMLIPRNGGLAQWQTKMDEGINAGQKSIHFTNKSNKKVLLHESNRSPKQVLQAKIVKATSTHFKSSSSAMYMQVCGCLYANHIEQHVHFVLAGNAHPRNSANNVTGTSLSAHASGVVSESHYNGRPQGSGWDRLGKPLDDASEGSETVDVSAVAHINQDEQLLNWKSPMHTALNGGHSRTVRGEVPGLCKNDLAEGRTLDHEPHPQHSANNIRRKRHFGDISLGLGAGSVSSVGERKTGLQSKENLQDLKKPHKTTAPNLASVGSVPAKLCSLTNE